A window of the Dyadobacter pollutisoli genome harbors these coding sequences:
- a CDS encoding sensor histidine kinase has protein sequence MDNNHQDFINRYFFREQNPAQRTRYHAAFWLAFIALHLLYFIDSGDEIKLTPRWVVSYGLYYFRFVPVFYLSVLIFDVLKHRYQGLDLVIRIVVLMVLLMHVMNVSLFLLLESVYGLQSLSSPFQHFGQNYLRPISESKPSEILILLMYDLTEIQLLFLPIGLKMTKFGLLAQIQKLELQADKLKNELQTLRSQPAPHFVLNAVNAAYAEIQPVSERAAEYLEDLTGVLHFALYETTHNMILLHKEWNALLHFVHMESKRFDDRLRVSINQDGDMSHQVYIPTLMLITLTENAFKHGVYKALDDCWIDILLTTKEGELIFMISNSKTQNSAASQDDDNSGIGLANIRQRLELYFPKNHQLQISENKTSFTVRIRFALKAKA, from the coding sequence ATGGATAACAACCACCAGGATTTTATAAACCGGTATTTTTTCCGAGAGCAAAATCCGGCACAAAGAACTCGGTATCATGCTGCATTCTGGCTTGCCTTTATCGCATTGCATTTGCTGTATTTCATTGATTCTGGCGATGAGATCAAGCTCACACCGCGCTGGGTGGTTTCCTATGGCCTTTACTATTTTCGCTTTGTTCCCGTATTTTATCTCTCCGTATTGATCTTTGATGTGCTCAAACATCGCTATCAGGGCCTTGATCTAGTCATTAGGATAGTCGTGTTGATGGTACTGCTCATGCATGTGATGAATGTGTCTTTATTTTTGCTGCTCGAATCGGTCTACGGACTCCAATCGCTTTCGAGCCCTTTCCAGCATTTTGGCCAAAACTACCTTCGGCCCATCAGTGAGAGCAAACCCTCAGAAATACTCATCCTTTTGATGTATGATCTGACCGAGATACAATTGCTCTTCCTTCCGATAGGGCTGAAAATGACCAAGTTCGGCTTACTCGCTCAGATCCAAAAATTGGAACTTCAAGCCGATAAACTGAAAAACGAGCTGCAAACATTAAGGTCCCAGCCTGCTCCCCATTTTGTTTTGAATGCGGTTAATGCCGCCTATGCCGAAATCCAACCCGTCAGCGAGCGTGCTGCCGAATACCTTGAAGACCTGACGGGTGTGTTGCATTTTGCGCTCTATGAAACAACCCACAATATGATTCTGCTTCACAAGGAGTGGAATGCACTTCTGCACTTTGTGCATATGGAATCGAAGCGCTTCGATGATCGGCTCAGAGTAAGCATCAATCAAGACGGAGACATGTCTCATCAGGTCTATATTCCCACCCTGATGCTGATTACACTTACTGAAAACGCTTTCAAACACGGAGTCTATAAGGCCCTGGATGATTGCTGGATTGATATTCTTTTGACAACCAAAGAGGGCGAGCTTATTTTTATGATTTCAAACAGTAAGACCCAAAACAGTGCCGCTTCACAGGACGACGACAATTCGGGCATCGGTTTGGCCAACATCAGACAACGTCTTGAACTGTATTTCCCCAAAAACCACCAGCTGCAAATCTCGGAAAACAAGACGAGCTTCACGGTCAGAATCAGATTTGCTTTGAAGGCCAAAGCCTAG
- a CDS encoding LytR/AlgR family response regulator transcription factor, with protein sequence MKLEATTPLQCLIIDDESSAHKTLKFHMGKVPWLEFTHSCMNAVRALELISSIRPDIIFLDVDMPHLSGIEMLGLAGRISASVILTTAHEKFAIQGYEYDVTDFLLKPISFPRFLRAVNKVRERGNPDPSRNERPAAAATNEPHPHHPFQIVDCTRPADTALASPADSPVFAEKMMWVKVDKNIYPLEYKHIYMIQSYGNYVQIYSRAHKLVVRTSLTLLLKNLPPHFIQTHRSYIINSAHISHISGNEIYLTDLGFKAMISKELRNDFLRRLPVSYG encoded by the coding sequence ATGAAGCTAGAAGCTACCACCCCACTGCAATGCCTGATCATTGACGATGAGAGCTCGGCACACAAAACCTTAAAATTCCATATGGGCAAAGTCCCCTGGCTTGAATTCACCCATAGCTGTATGAATGCCGTCCGGGCCTTGGAGCTCATATCCTCAATAAGGCCCGATATCATTTTTCTAGACGTTGACATGCCCCACCTGTCGGGCATTGAAATGCTCGGGCTCGCCGGCAGGATCTCTGCCTCGGTGATTTTGACAACGGCCCATGAAAAGTTTGCCATACAGGGATATGAGTATGATGTGACCGACTTTCTTTTAAAACCTATTTCTTTTCCCCGGTTTTTAAGGGCGGTCAACAAAGTCAGAGAACGCGGCAATCCTGACCCGTCACGAAACGAGCGGCCCGCTGCGGCAGCTACTAATGAGCCTCATCCGCACCACCCATTTCAGATCGTCGACTGTACCAGGCCGGCGGACACGGCCCTGGCCAGCCCAGCAGATTCGCCCGTGTTTGCCGAGAAAATGATGTGGGTCAAAGTCGATAAGAACATTTACCCCCTTGAATACAAACACATCTACATGATCCAAAGCTATGGCAACTACGTTCAGATCTATTCGAGAGCCCATAAGCTTGTGGTCAGGACATCGCTGACGCTTCTTCTCAAAAACCTGCCGCCGCATTTCATTCAGACCCACCGCTCGTATATTATCAACAGTGCACACATCAGCCACATCAGCGGCAATGAGATCTACTTGACAGATCTGGGTTTTAAAGCAATGATTTCCAAGGAGTTAAGAAATGATTTTTTGAGAAGACTTCCTGTATCCTATGGATAA
- a CDS encoding lantibiotic dehydratase — MSLQSYPFAVLRRPLLSKDLLYDFHQSTCEDPQAFEAALLAIFSGPLLLEGLQLASTEVYDATLQLLQTGTVSGKQKLLMSLYKYLVRWCHRCTPFGLFAGYFPAAISNKTDIEFSKLPLQRHRRLDHRILGSIKDLILKNPRYVKQLRFYPNTSLYKLGDTFRFVQRLSNHDAAGFSLNEAVAHPVLDELLKKARNGLLPSELVAFLMGANLSKANAWAYLKSLVDSQLLVSGIEMNITGPDYLRLLIARTDQLEGSGALVKGLRKLEKGLAENHTFENLDQQVGNLLADRPNTPCIQTDLCFPTQRATLSQKTIDYLRARILKMGRLCKTGQSKDLAIFARDLNARYGQQQVPLLQALDYDYGVGYGALKNDIQWSKSLLAGLEFTDPADEDATDPLVEAVFMDFMAPNAQCIQLTDQMLHPGSNAVAGLPESFYLLGSIITASQQALDNADFLFELKALSGPSATHLLTRFGVADASLRHQIASIIQTEQKHRPEVIFAEIAHIANLRDANVTARAAFRDFEICYLASSGARHNLGLCDLTVGSDDGKKLSLRSTKYQKEVIPVLSCAHNYSQGLPIYRFLCELASQHSTALYWDWGRFSNSPFLPRVQYEKLVISKASWQLGPAELAALKTLQKKNSLSSQEPLRVWWKEIKGKRRLPRYFTVGNHDNQLLIDSEHPISLALLAQILKKDGSLRLTENLEEPFKGMLKDEGKHFSSEIIIPFANHQNPVASSTPPKPGLENPARAFMLTSSWLYVKIYCSPGLSDQIITGQLGPLSEKLISSKVIDKWFYIRYQDPKPHIRIRFYYPGKSEFWVKVLQELHQALAPLVQTGAVSGMQTDIYQREPERYGAQYYEQVESIFHLDSQTVYRCLCLLSAPNNPDLSWLAALQGADALLSDLGLDPYQKNALIQALDAQFSDEQDAQGRLTVTINRDYRLHRAEIASVLEWAGTQAGMAPFQDYFEARSTKIKALLAPVLTDDPQFSQQLAPHLLHLFLNRWFSSQHRTQEFVIYKYLKNYYVTLLKNRDFSKKSAKNGSM; from the coding sequence ATGAGCCTACAATCCTACCCATTTGCTGTGCTGCGCAGGCCTCTTCTTTCCAAAGACCTACTTTACGATTTCCATCAGAGCACCTGTGAGGATCCCCAGGCCTTTGAAGCAGCGCTTCTGGCGATATTCTCTGGTCCGCTTCTTTTGGAAGGTTTACAGCTGGCCTCCACGGAGGTATATGATGCCACCTTGCAACTGCTGCAAACCGGGACTGTTAGCGGCAAGCAAAAACTGCTCATGAGCCTTTACAAATACCTGGTCCGTTGGTGCCATCGATGCACACCGTTCGGCCTTTTTGCCGGTTACTTTCCGGCTGCCATTTCCAATAAAACAGATATCGAGTTTTCAAAACTGCCGCTGCAAAGACATCGCAGGCTAGATCACCGTATTTTAGGGTCCATTAAAGATTTGATTTTAAAAAATCCCAGGTACGTCAAGCAGCTTCGATTTTACCCTAATACTTCCCTGTATAAATTGGGGGATACATTCCGCTTTGTGCAGCGGCTCTCAAACCATGACGCTGCCGGCTTTTCCCTCAACGAGGCCGTAGCCCACCCCGTACTGGATGAGCTTCTGAAAAAAGCCCGGAACGGCCTTTTACCGTCGGAGCTGGTGGCTTTTCTTATGGGTGCCAATCTTTCCAAAGCCAACGCGTGGGCCTATTTAAAATCCCTTGTCGATAGTCAGCTGCTCGTCTCGGGAATTGAAATGAATATTACCGGACCAGATTACCTGCGCTTGCTTATTGCGCGTACCGACCAGCTCGAAGGCAGCGGCGCACTGGTCAAAGGGCTCAGGAAACTGGAAAAAGGCCTGGCTGAAAACCACACTTTCGAAAACCTGGATCAACAGGTGGGCAACCTCCTTGCTGATCGCCCCAATACCCCTTGCATTCAGACCGATCTTTGTTTCCCTACCCAGAGGGCCACTTTGAGCCAGAAAACAATTGATTACCTGCGTGCGAGGATACTCAAAATGGGACGTCTCTGCAAAACCGGTCAGAGCAAAGACCTTGCCATCTTCGCCCGGGATTTAAATGCCCGGTACGGCCAGCAGCAGGTTCCGCTTTTGCAAGCCTTAGACTATGACTACGGGGTCGGCTACGGTGCGCTCAAAAATGATATTCAGTGGAGCAAGTCGCTCCTTGCGGGTTTGGAATTTACCGACCCGGCCGATGAGGATGCCACCGACCCGTTGGTAGAAGCCGTCTTTATGGACTTTATGGCCCCAAATGCGCAATGCATACAGCTGACAGATCAAATGCTTCACCCAGGTAGCAATGCTGTCGCAGGCTTACCGGAGAGCTTTTATTTGCTGGGAAGTATCATCACCGCATCCCAACAGGCCCTTGACAACGCCGATTTTCTATTTGAGCTAAAAGCGCTCAGCGGACCTTCGGCAACGCATCTGCTAACACGGTTCGGTGTGGCCGATGCATCCCTGCGCCATCAAATCGCCAGCATCATCCAAACCGAGCAAAAACACCGACCCGAGGTGATCTTTGCCGAAATTGCCCATATTGCCAATTTAAGAGATGCCAATGTCACGGCCCGAGCTGCATTCCGGGACTTTGAGATTTGCTATCTGGCCAGTAGCGGCGCTCGGCACAACTTAGGCCTATGTGATCTAACTGTCGGTAGCGATGACGGGAAAAAACTAAGCTTACGTAGCACAAAATACCAGAAGGAAGTGATCCCGGTTTTAAGCTGCGCCCACAATTACAGCCAGGGCCTTCCGATCTACCGCTTTCTTTGCGAGCTGGCCAGCCAGCACAGCACAGCCCTGTACTGGGACTGGGGCCGTTTTTCCAACAGCCCATTTCTGCCCAGGGTGCAATATGAAAAGCTGGTGATAAGTAAAGCAAGCTGGCAGTTGGGTCCAGCCGAGCTTGCCGCGCTGAAGACACTACAAAAAAAGAATTCCCTTTCAAGCCAAGAGCCTCTCAGGGTTTGGTGGAAAGAAATCAAAGGCAAACGAAGACTCCCGCGGTATTTTACGGTGGGAAACCACGACAACCAGCTTCTGATTGACAGCGAGCATCCGATCTCATTAGCGCTGTTAGCTCAGATACTAAAGAAAGATGGCAGCCTGCGGCTCACCGAAAACCTGGAAGAGCCTTTTAAGGGCATGCTGAAAGATGAAGGAAAACACTTTTCCAGCGAGATCATCATACCATTTGCTAATCATCAAAACCCCGTCGCCAGCAGCACGCCGCCCAAGCCGGGCCTTGAAAATCCAGCCAGAGCCTTTATGCTCACCAGCAGCTGGCTTTACGTAAAAATTTATTGTAGCCCAGGACTCTCTGACCAAATCATCACCGGTCAACTGGGGCCATTATCAGAAAAGCTGATAAGCTCCAAGGTGATTGATAAATGGTTTTACATCCGCTACCAGGATCCAAAACCCCATATTCGCATACGCTTCTATTATCCTGGCAAATCGGAATTCTGGGTAAAGGTTCTTCAAGAACTACATCAGGCGCTAGCACCGTTAGTTCAAACCGGCGCAGTATCGGGCATGCAAACCGATATTTACCAAAGAGAGCCCGAACGCTACGGGGCGCAATACTATGAGCAGGTTGAATCCATATTTCATCTGGACAGCCAGACTGTTTACCGGTGCCTTTGTCTGCTGTCCGCTCCAAACAACCCGGACCTGTCCTGGCTTGCAGCACTCCAAGGCGCCGATGCGCTTTTAAGTGACCTGGGCCTAGACCCATATCAAAAGAATGCGTTAATCCAGGCCCTGGATGCGCAGTTCTCTGATGAGCAGGACGCGCAGGGGCGCCTAACGGTCACAATCAATCGAGACTATCGCCTGCACAGAGCAGAGATTGCCAGTGTCTTGGAATGGGCAGGCACCCAAGCCGGGATGGCGCCGTTTCAAGACTACTTTGAAGCGCGCTCAACCAAAATCAAGGCGCTGCTGGCCCCTGTTTTGACGGACGACCCGCAATTCTCACAGCAGCTCGCCCCGCATCTGCTTCACCTGTTTTTGAACCGGTGGTTTAGCAGCCAGCATAGAACGCAAGAGTTTGTCATCTATAAATATCTAAAGAACTACTATGTCACTCTCTTGAAAAACCGTGATTTCAGCAAAAAATCAGCCAAAAATGGCAGCATGTAA
- a CDS encoding SusC/RagA family TonB-linked outer membrane protein, translated as MLKYYLLFFSFLAVVCPDATAQNKTITGKVKANDGSELPGVSVFVPGTASGTTTNENGAFTISVSQDVKALVFSFVGFEVQTVELGTKTELDVSLVLSDMVLTEVVVTGAYGAKTSSRATTYSAQVVNDEQLNTIRQTNINNALAGKVAGIQVRSQSVAALGRNTEVRLRGASGFGTGSGALYVVNGTILPNADDVNLDDIETISVLQGPAAAAQFGAQGANGAIVITLKRGVKGQGTGVVLNLGAQFDKVNILPNYQNSYAGGSSSELVKYVWQEGHPVEWQALSGKYYNDYNDDASWGPRMVGQEYIPWYAWYGGHSRSYQTAALNPQPDNAREFYNTGVTLNNSISFSTATDKLNFKMTYGNQHVKGLIPNSKLNKNTLNLMTSYDISKHFEVSANVNYINWKLDGEISDGYANATSGNFNQWFHRNLDMGIMKELQGLQTPEGIYASWNHASPISYDASNVKAFYGGNYWYNPYTYLNLINNFQQRDRIYGDVAFIYKFNDDFRVKATYRKQQNNGFNENKRSTDLLTSALQTGEKGAYSTYQGYSNRQNIDVLATYSKVFGDFKVDLSAGSDFFSAIAKTNYANTVNGLSIPNLYTVGNSVDQPQVGNDRVEEKYRAIFGRAAFGYKNMLFIDGSLRKDWYSTLPTDDNAVLSKSLGASFVFSDLLSNATPWLTMGKLRASWGEIPKALGTTNESFGAYRYPGFAYSVPANKWGTNLLMGTPNQLVDPAISGSVVNQKEIGLDLKFLKSRAGISATYFDGTEVAFPYALSINGASGFTSLLTNIGKISKKGVEFNLNLTPVLIPKFRWDLTATYSNIFENDVIELSDEFGITRTGNLGGGWGTTMPIMVHQKGKRWGQLIGNGIKRINGVPVLDANGFYDNDPEVNFGSVLPKVTGGLQNSFELFNDFTVNVNFDYQFGGKFSSLSNMWGSYSGLTARTAVANDKGNSIRDAVADGGGVHTVGVNAEGEPVDFYVEAQDYFHNLFSKKTFDDYIYDLTYIKLRELSIGYKVPLRKLGIPKTLTSLSVSFVARNPVLIYAKTKDFDPSEVSAIYGETGQYPGTRGYGFNIRVGF; from the coding sequence ATGCTTAAATACTATCTACTCTTCTTTTCGTTCCTTGCCGTGGTGTGTCCGGACGCCACCGCTCAAAACAAAACAATTACAGGAAAAGTCAAGGCCAACGACGGCTCTGAACTGCCGGGTGTCTCTGTATTCGTACCAGGAACTGCCAGTGGTACAACGACTAATGAAAATGGTGCTTTTACTATTTCCGTTTCACAGGACGTAAAAGCCCTCGTGTTCAGTTTCGTTGGTTTTGAAGTTCAAACTGTTGAGCTGGGCACTAAAACCGAGTTGGATGTCTCCCTGGTCTTGTCGGACATGGTGTTAACCGAAGTTGTGGTAACCGGAGCTTACGGCGCTAAAACATCTTCACGCGCAACTACGTATAGTGCCCAGGTTGTCAATGATGAACAATTAAACACCATTCGTCAGACCAACATCAACAATGCCCTTGCCGGTAAGGTTGCCGGTATACAAGTCAGAAGCCAGTCTGTGGCGGCACTGGGACGAAATACAGAGGTAAGGCTCAGAGGGGCATCGGGATTCGGAACAGGTTCCGGCGCGCTTTATGTAGTAAACGGAACAATCCTTCCGAATGCTGACGATGTCAATTTAGATGACATTGAAACAATATCAGTATTACAAGGCCCCGCTGCCGCTGCCCAGTTCGGTGCTCAGGGAGCAAACGGGGCGATTGTGATTACGTTAAAAAGAGGCGTTAAAGGACAAGGAACAGGCGTTGTCCTGAACCTTGGAGCACAGTTTGACAAAGTCAACATTTTGCCCAACTATCAGAATTCTTATGCTGGCGGATCTTCTTCTGAGCTTGTAAAATACGTATGGCAGGAAGGTCATCCGGTGGAATGGCAGGCACTGAGCGGCAAGTATTATAATGATTACAATGATGATGCAAGCTGGGGTCCAAGGATGGTAGGACAGGAATACATACCGTGGTATGCATGGTATGGTGGCCATAGCCGTTCCTACCAAACTGCTGCTTTGAACCCGCAACCGGACAATGCAAGGGAGTTTTACAATACCGGGGTTACCCTCAATAACTCGATCAGCTTCAGTACGGCCACGGATAAGCTCAACTTCAAGATGACTTATGGAAATCAGCATGTCAAAGGGCTGATCCCAAATAGTAAATTGAATAAGAATACCTTGAACCTGATGACCAGCTATGACATCAGCAAGCATTTTGAAGTGAGTGCCAATGTCAACTACATCAACTGGAAACTGGATGGTGAAATTTCTGATGGCTACGCCAATGCGACATCAGGGAACTTTAACCAGTGGTTCCATAGGAACCTGGACATGGGTATTATGAAGGAGCTACAAGGCCTGCAAACCCCAGAAGGCATATACGCCAGCTGGAACCACGCTTCCCCCATCAGTTATGACGCCTCCAATGTGAAAGCATTTTATGGCGGCAACTATTGGTACAATCCCTACACCTATTTGAATCTGATCAACAATTTCCAGCAGCGCGACAGAATCTATGGTGATGTGGCCTTTATTTACAAGTTTAATGACGATTTCAGAGTAAAGGCAACCTACAGAAAGCAACAAAATAATGGGTTCAATGAAAACAAAAGAAGCACTGACCTGCTAACCAGCGCGTTGCAGACAGGCGAGAAAGGTGCATACAGCACTTATCAGGGTTACAGTAATCGTCAGAACATTGATGTGCTGGCTACGTACAGTAAAGTGTTCGGAGATTTCAAAGTAGATTTATCAGCAGGATCTGATTTCTTCTCAGCGATCGCCAAAACCAACTATGCCAACACGGTAAACGGACTTAGTATTCCAAATCTTTACACGGTTGGCAACTCGGTAGATCAGCCTCAGGTTGGAAATGATCGTGTTGAAGAAAAATACAGGGCTATTTTCGGAAGGGCTGCATTCGGGTATAAAAACATGTTGTTCATTGATGGATCATTGAGAAAAGACTGGTACTCTACCTTGCCCACCGATGATAATGCCGTCCTCTCCAAGTCATTAGGCGCCTCGTTCGTATTCAGCGATCTGCTGAGCAATGCAACACCTTGGTTGACTATGGGAAAACTGAGGGCATCTTGGGGTGAAATTCCAAAGGCCCTGGGTACAACCAATGAAAGCTTCGGTGCATACCGCTATCCTGGTTTTGCTTATAGTGTTCCCGCAAACAAATGGGGCACAAACCTTTTGATGGGAACGCCAAACCAGCTTGTCGATCCGGCAATCAGTGGCTCTGTGGTCAATCAAAAAGAAATAGGACTCGATCTTAAATTCCTCAAAAGCCGTGCAGGTATTTCGGCGACTTATTTTGACGGTACCGAGGTTGCCTTCCCTTATGCACTGAGTATCAATGGGGCAAGTGGATTTACTTCGCTTTTGACCAATATCGGAAAGATCAGCAAAAAGGGTGTTGAGTTCAACCTGAACCTGACCCCCGTTTTAATACCAAAGTTCCGGTGGGACCTGACGGCAACTTATTCTAATATTTTCGAGAATGACGTTATCGAACTTAGCGACGAATTCGGAATTACCAGAACAGGAAACCTTGGTGGTGGATGGGGAACCACCATGCCTATCATGGTTCACCAAAAAGGCAAAAGATGGGGGCAGCTGATCGGCAATGGCATCAAACGAATCAACGGTGTACCCGTTTTGGATGCCAATGGTTTTTATGACAACGATCCGGAAGTCAATTTTGGAAGCGTACTGCCGAAAGTTACCGGTGGATTGCAAAACTCCTTTGAGCTGTTTAACGACTTCACTGTTAACGTGAATTTTGACTATCAGTTCGGCGGGAAATTCAGCTCTTTATCAAACATGTGGGGCTCATATAGCGGCCTTACCGCCCGTACAGCAGTGGCCAACGACAAGGGAAATTCCATTCGTGACGCTGTGGCCGACGGTGGCGGTGTTCATACGGTGGGTGTAAATGCAGAGGGTGAACCTGTTGATTTCTATGTGGAAGCACAGGATTATTTTCACAATCTTTTCTCCAAAAAGACTTTTGACGATTACATCTACGATTTGACTTACATCAAATTACGCGAACTGTCGATAGGCTATAAGGTACCGCTCAGGAAATTAGGGATTCCAAAAACCCTTACCTCACTTTCTGTGTCTTTTGTAGCGAGAAATCCGGTTTTGATCTATGCAAAAACCAAAGACTTTGATCCCTCGGAGGTAAGTGCGATCTATGGTGAAACCGGCCAGTACCCGGGAACGCGCGGTTACGGCTTCAATATAAGAGTTGGATTCTGA
- a CDS encoding SusD/RagB family nutrient-binding outer membrane lipoprotein, translating to MKKKLIYILSTSLFFSLSSCDDLADFGDTNKDPSVTTDPSIAALLTNVESHIGGYASDSRGGMYAQYFSETQYSDASLYSIPQIDHTGIYSGDLYDLENIKVQNQSNNMNVVATILQQYIFLNVTDKWGDVPYSEALKGVDFSRPKYDTQEEIYKGVIATLKTAVTQFDGSAITGDVIFAGDVAQWKRTANSIRLMAALQLSKKFKGASEYAATEFKSALADPAGVIATNAQNFVVKYPGGNFKSNWFNTYNGRKDLAESATMTTLMGSLSDNRQTVFGGATESQTTANANASSNIGVPYGVVRATAEAFTAANPTWARVLRGDKRTESSPVYVLTASQVTLARAEAADYGWTTENVAATYKLGIDLSYEQWGLTAPASYFTQSAVALSASAGTGANLAKIATQQYVASYPNGMAAWNLWRRTGYPALTPAVNAVNSSRQIVRRYTYASNEYTSNEVSVKEAIARLTGGDTQDSRVWWDQ from the coding sequence ATGAAAAAGAAACTAATATATATTCTAAGCACATCATTGTTTTTTTCTCTCTCATCCTGCGACGATCTCGCGGATTTTGGAGATACCAATAAAGACCCGTCTGTAACCACGGACCCAAGCATTGCGGCTCTTCTTACCAATGTTGAATCCCACATCGGAGGTTATGCATCTGATAGCCGGGGAGGTATGTATGCGCAGTATTTTTCAGAAACGCAGTATTCGGATGCGTCCCTTTACAGTATCCCGCAAATAGACCATACCGGAATATACTCAGGAGATCTCTATGATCTTGAAAACATCAAGGTCCAGAATCAAAGTAACAATATGAATGTTGTCGCTACCATATTGCAACAATATATTTTCCTGAATGTTACTGATAAATGGGGTGATGTTCCCTACAGTGAGGCCCTGAAAGGCGTTGATTTTTCCCGCCCGAAATATGATACGCAGGAGGAGATTTACAAAGGTGTGATTGCGACTTTGAAAACAGCTGTTACCCAATTTGATGGCTCTGCTATAACCGGAGATGTCATCTTTGCGGGAGATGTTGCGCAATGGAAAAGAACGGCGAATTCCATCAGACTGATGGCTGCTTTACAATTGTCAAAAAAATTCAAAGGTGCCTCCGAATACGCGGCGACTGAGTTCAAATCCGCTTTGGCTGATCCTGCGGGCGTGATCGCCACCAACGCCCAGAATTTCGTGGTAAAATATCCGGGGGGAAACTTTAAAAGTAACTGGTTTAATACTTACAATGGTCGTAAGGACTTGGCCGAAAGTGCAACCATGACCACATTAATGGGTTCGCTGTCAGACAACCGGCAGACCGTTTTTGGAGGTGCAACCGAGAGCCAGACAACTGCAAACGCCAATGCTAGCTCAAATATCGGCGTGCCGTATGGTGTTGTGAGAGCAACAGCAGAAGCTTTCACGGCTGCCAATCCAACCTGGGCACGTGTGCTCAGAGGCGATAAAAGAACCGAAAGCAGCCCGGTCTACGTGCTTACAGCAAGCCAGGTAACCCTTGCCCGTGCCGAAGCCGCTGACTATGGGTGGACAACTGAAAATGTTGCTGCCACTTACAAGCTAGGCATCGATCTTTCGTATGAACAATGGGGACTGACCGCACCTGCATCCTACTTTACACAAAGCGCTGTTGCGTTATCAGCATCGGCCGGCACAGGAGCAAACCTGGCTAAAATCGCCACGCAGCAATATGTTGCCAGCTATCCCAACGGAATGGCAGCATGGAATCTGTGGAGAAGAACGGGATATCCGGCTTTGACACCGGCCGTCAACGCTGTGAATTCATCGCGTCAAATCGTTCGCCGGTACACCTACGCATCCAATGAGTACACCAGCAACGAGGTGAGTGTGAAAGAAGCGATTGCGAGGCTGACCGGTGGCGACACACAGGATTCGCGGGTTTGGTGGGATCAATAA
- a CDS encoding DUF1735 domain-containing protein, giving the protein MKNIISKSLLALGMLAMVLSSCIDDDLVPLGDQGQTLVKILEGPEQNFFFSPFTEVKTMDAFSLRKDANSNATLKTASTFVLTQSQAMIDSFNVHNGETFEALPDDFFKLANSAFEKSGDGYKVNFASGDFSKEFTIELDGSKWTDLGKKYALAFAVSDAGGYNLSSSKDSILVFFSIKNKYDGNYEVEATQPMLDVTNSALVGNYPIDADLHTTGANSVAMFSNSANGADFYNYTHPILNGPDASQYGNFAPIFNMDSDGKVISVTNFYGQGTNSSGRSARLDPTGVNKFTVNDDGSKTLEVKYILVQAGGVDRTFFTEKWTYKGER; this is encoded by the coding sequence ATGAAAAATATAATTTCGAAAAGTTTGCTTGCCCTAGGGATGCTCGCCATGGTGCTGAGCTCCTGTATTGATGATGATTTGGTACCACTTGGCGATCAGGGGCAAACCCTGGTCAAGATTCTGGAAGGACCTGAGCAGAATTTTTTCTTCTCCCCTTTCACAGAAGTGAAAACCATGGATGCGTTTAGTCTAAGAAAAGATGCGAATTCAAATGCCACGTTGAAAACGGCCAGTACTTTCGTTTTGACCCAATCGCAAGCCATGATTGATTCATTCAATGTGCATAACGGCGAAACGTTCGAAGCACTGCCTGACGATTTTTTCAAACTGGCAAATTCTGCGTTTGAAAAGTCCGGTGATGGCTATAAGGTTAACTTCGCCTCTGGTGATTTTTCCAAAGAATTCACGATCGAGCTTGATGGGAGCAAGTGGACCGATCTAGGTAAAAAGTACGCACTCGCATTTGCGGTGTCCGACGCGGGAGGCTACAACCTAAGCAGTTCGAAAGACTCGATCCTTGTTTTTTTTAGTATCAAGAACAAGTATGATGGAAACTATGAAGTGGAAGCGACGCAACCAATGCTGGACGTAACAAATTCAGCTCTTGTAGGAAATTATCCAATTGATGCTGACTTACATACTACGGGCGCCAATTCAGTGGCCATGTTCTCAAACTCCGCAAACGGTGCAGATTTCTATAATTACACGCATCCTATCCTGAACGGTCCGGATGCGTCACAGTACGGAAACTTTGCACCCATATTTAACATGGATAGCGACGGAAAAGTGATCAGTGTGACCAACTTCTATGGGCAGGGAACCAATTCAAGCGGCCGCTCGGCCAGACTTGATCCGACCGGTGTCAATAAATTCACCGTTAACGATGATGGAAGCAAAACCCTGGAGGTAAAGTACATCTTGGTTCAGGCTGGCGGGGTTGACCGTACATTCTTCACAGAAAAATGGACTTATAAAGGGGAAAGGTAG